From Bicyclus anynana chromosome 7, ilBicAnyn1.1, whole genome shotgun sequence, the proteins below share one genomic window:
- the LOC112048560 gene encoding uncharacterized protein LOC112048560 isoform X3, whose product MPLFSDHISNMYYSGSSPYTSLPYSYSSAVPPYGSSYSASYLNPGGNYSSHSSFGGYSRAPLGSRWLTSGGRAYSPILSSISEKGTSSPVRINSPRRIPISSRTYVSSPYSSRPININTADIDVSRDKYRNKISSSSSSTTTGLPPRRESPLINKENGHDKPDTGIDTSPGPKRSTIKRDRTVVRLHTVKRKERDSPRKPVEDLNKLVNKDTPKTEFVENQIESKKWREKLADDLAYKAQKEKKTLGAKLVEKFTLKEKNDDEYDYSSKKSPVNHIDKEKSPVKQNSDDTMNLINNKSFDRRCSMELLAEQASLLDSLIRRENLSTAPLDISKVGSKDIVNTDIKLDTEHTGITQLDHQQNRLSTTKSDHSLHDRLSSKDIKEPLCSKRRSLRKCSSGSNIRKLDCIKEIPKKTTTFNVPPFKVNSADKDKKSKPKIKTKITSTVEVTPATTPLKFIVENVTVEEKIRPGKKDIIFSSILEETQTLSDRSTENDIPKTTTEIKNQLKPQVEIEVDTSCTEVSTETEKISTLIGHRKSIKSKIKDISKQQSETCVNISSPEPDDGNFWEKLGKRETVYLMKRKQNLEEAREKSKRSLFWFPEEEALNIDEDSEKNIAAKSSEETTEKNSVDAINETTKKIEPLRDEHKNKSVLQQKANANNAVDNISLLNAQEQDKKSIIKIRENTSDGKNVTNVQETPSIIELDKDSKKEKEIYDTLKVVNQDQEIKLREFNTKSKNSLNNSERLAEDSKNINKTKDNNKDNIGENEKEIHNKLKDVHQDQEIKLVESNAKSKITLDKNDELAEDTISINTSKDIKKDNIGEKEKKNCNESKDEQETKLMESNSKSKIISSKNDKLAKDSTSTNKSKDKKKDNIGEKENKDNISEKEKKNQDPKIKLTESNTKSKLMLNKNDKLTEDPNYTNKSKDNKKDNVGERDFYEKNLFKSNLNDLQNSNYEKELNVTSSNINLNLIEDKTNKCKRISPDTINNTKEEAINTLTVSIKNKNNNTMLIGAVDTLENSNIPDTIVFEKSPKGTNKDNKTSEFHEIKPEKQDRIQKNSNSQNEEIPSNNNDKSETTTSTTTTNENIGLSNVNDSDKKLSIKEPNDKHESDTETEKTKTSIEIVNETVSSTDAIKVFTPVKPVKEEKALKTLIATPRPLQKRNPQSIRSSSSSSESSDDDSSDEDAKDEDKGEDEFSQGEGENNTDGRISTGSNDSGFDSSAPTSPSGFLQTKKEHSTAYDLFRKTGRFTPPARSIPRFRKYTIEDFQFIRVLGKGSFGKVMLAELRDTEYYYAVKCLKKDVVLEDDDVECTLIERKVLALGTNHPYLCHLFATFQTDSHLFFVMEYLNGGDLMFHIQQSGRFPEVKARFYAAEIVSGLKFLHKRGIVYRDLKLDNILLDFDGHVRIADFGMCKLQIYLDKTADTFCGTPDYMAPEIIRGLKYNQTVDWWSFGVLLYEMLIGQSPFSGCDEDELFWSICNEMPAYPRFLSSESLSILTRLLDKDARTRLGGPECMHGDIRDQKFFEQIHWDRLERRELEAPFKPRVRHPMDTQYFDRAFTGERPRLTAVEPQVLRSMDQEPFRGFSYTNPNATDR is encoded by the exons ATGCCACTGTTTTCCGATCATATAAGCAACATGTATTACAGTGGATCATCGCCGTATACCAGTTTACCGTACAGTTACAGTAGTGCAGTTCCTCCTTACGGTTCTTCGTACAGTGCTTCGTATCTTAATCCCGGTGGAAATTATAGTTCTCATTCATCATTTGGAGGATACTCCCGTGCGCCGCTCGGTTCGAGATGGTTAACGAGCGGTGGTCGTGCATATTCACCGATACTAAGCAGTATCTCAGAAAAAGGGACTTCGAGTCCGGTGAGAATAAATAGCCCTAGACGAATACCTATTTCAAGTAGAACTTATGTGTCTTCTCCGTACTCGTCTCGtcctattaatattaacacCGCAGATATTGACGTGTCCCGAGACAAATATCGGAACAAAATATCAAGTTCAAGTTCGTCAACAACCACAGGCTTGCCACCGAGACGCGAAAGTCCTTTAATCAATAAAGAAAATGGACATGACAAACCTGACACTGGCATTGACACGTCACCTGGTCCGAAGCGTTCTACGATTAAACGCGATCGTACAGTGGTAAGGCTGCACACTGTaaagagaaaagaaagagaCTCTCCTCGTAAACCTGTTGAAGATTTGAATAAGttggttaataaagatacacCAAAAACAGAATTTGTTGAAAACCAAATAGAATCAAAGAAATGGAGAGAAAAGTTAGCCGATGATTTGGCTTATAAAgcacaaaaagaaaagaaaactttAGGTGCTAAGTTAGTTGAAAAATTTACtctgaaagaaaaaaatgaCGATGAGTACGATTATTCTTCAAAAAAGTCTCCAGTAAACCACATAGATAAAGAAAAGTCTCCTGTGAAGCAAAATAGTGATGATAcaatgaatttaataaataataaatcatttgaTAGGCGTTGCTCTATGGAACTTCTAGCTGAACAAGCATCTTTATTGGACTCATTGATCAGGAGAGAGAATTTAAGTACTGCTCCTTTAGACATTAGTAAAGTAGGATCTAAAGACATAGTCAATACTGACATTAAATTGGACACTGAACACACTGGTATAACACAACTAGACCATCAACAAAACCGCTTGAGCACTACAAAGTCAGATCACTCATTGCACGACCGCCTTTCTTCAAAAGACATTAAGGAACCTCTATGTTCAAAAAGAAGAAGTTTGCGAAAATGTTCCTCTGGTAGTAATATCCGAAAGCTAGATTGTATCAAAGAGATTCCTAAAAAAACTACAACTTTCAACGTACCCCCTTTTAAAGTCAACTCAGCTGACAAAGATAAAAAATCGAaaccaaaaattaaaactaaaataacatcAACAGTAGAAGTTACACCAGCAACTACTCCATTAAAATTTATCGTTGAAAATGTAACTGTTGAAGAAAAGATCCGTCCAGGTAAAaaggatattatttttagtagtatACTAGAGGAAACTCAGACTTTGAGTGACAGATCAACGGAAAATGATATTCCTAAAACaactacagaaataaaaaaccaaTTAAAACCACAGGTAGAAATCGAGGTAGACACAAGTTGTACAGAAGTTAGCACTGAAACAGAGAAAATATCAACTTTAATAGGCCATagaaaaagtataaaatcaaaaattaaagatatatcTAAACAACAATCTGAAACTTGTGTAAATATATCATCCCCAGAGCCTGATGATGGAAACTTTTGGGAAAAACTTGGAAAAAGGGAAACggtttatttaatgaaaagaaaacaaaacttGGAAGAAGCTAGAGAGAAGAGTAAACGTTCATTGTTTTGGTTTCCAGAAGAAGAAGCTTTAAATATTGATGAggatagtgaaaaaaatattgccgCTAAATCATCTGAAGAAACGACTGAAAAAAATAGTGTGGATGCAATAAACGAAACAACTAAAAAAATTGAACCCTTAAGAGATGAACATAAAAATAAGAGTGTATTACAACAAAAAGCAAATGCAAACAACGCTGTtgataatatttcattattaaacgCACAAGAACAAGACAAAAagtctattataaaaattagGGAAAATACTTCAGATGGTAAAAATGTGACAAATGTGCAGGAAACGCCTAGTATAATAGAATTAGATAAGGATagtaaaaaagaaaaggaaatttatgATACTCTAAAGGTTGTTAATCAGGATCAGGAAATAAAACTGAGAGAATTTAACACCAAATCTAAAAATTCACTAAATAATAGTGAAAGATTAGCTGAAGATTCAAAGAATATTAACAAAACTAAAGACAACAACAAAGATAATATTGGTGAAaatgaaaaggaaattcataatAAACTAAAAGATGTACATCAAGATCAAGAAATAAAACTAGTAGAATCTAATGCCAAATCGAAAATAACATTAGATAAAAATGATGAATTAGCAGAAGATACAATAAGTATTAATACATCAAAAGACATCAAGAAAGACAATATCggtgaaaaagaaaagaaaaattgtaatgaatCAAAAGATGAACAGGAAACGAAACTGATGGAATCTAattctaaatctaaaattatatcAAGTAAAAATGATAAATTAGCAAAAGATTCAACAAGTACCAACAAATCAAAAGACAAAAAGAAAGACAATATCggtgaaaaagaaaataaagacaatataagtgaaaaagaaaagaaaaatcagGACCCGAAAATAAAACTGACAGAATCTAACACCAAAtctaaattaatgttaaataaaaatgataaattgaCAGAAGatccaaattatacaaataaatcaaaagacAACAAGAAAGACAATGTCGGTGAACGGGATTTCTATGAGAAAAATCTATTCAAAAGTAACTTAAATGACttacaaaattcaaattatgAAAAGGAATTAAATGTTACATCGAGTAATATTAATCTTAATCTCATTGaagataaaacaaacaaatgtaaaAGGATATCACCTGATacaataaataacacaaaagaGGAGGCAATAAATACATTAACAGTTTCAATTAAAAACAAGAATAACAACACAATGCTTATTGGTGCAGTCGATACACTCGAAAATTCAAACATTCCTGATACTATAGTTTTTGAGAAATCGCCAAAGGGAACAAATAAAGATAACAAAACCTCGGAATTTCACGAGATTAAACCAGAGAAACAagatagaatacaaaaaaattctAATTCTCAAAATGAAGAAATACcaagtaataataatgataaatcaGAAACGACAACATCAACTACAACAACCAATGAAAATATTGGACTAAGCAACGTTAATGACAgtgataaaaaattaagtattaagGAACCAAACGATAAACATGAAAGTGATACAGAGACTGAAAAAACAAAGACCAGTATAGAAATCGTAAATGAGACAGTTTCTTCGACAGATGCTATCAAAGTGTTTACTCCTGTGAAACCAGTTAAAGAAGAAAAGGCACTGAAAACTCTTATTGCTACTCCACGCCCTCTTCAAAAACGAAATCCTCAATCAATTCgttcttcttcttcatcatcTGAATCATCTGACGACGATTCATCAGATGAAGATGCAAAAGATGAAGATAAGGGTGAAGATGAATTTAGTCAGGGCGAAGGTGAAAACAACACAGATGGAAGAATATCAACTGGATCTAATGATTCAGGCTTCGATTCGTCGGCTCCCACATCGCCATCAGGCTTTCTGCAAACTAAAAAAG AACATTCGACTGCATATGACCTATTCCGAAAAACTGGTCGGTTCACACCTCCCGCTAGGAGCATACCGCGATTCAGGAAATACACTATCGAAGATTTTCAGTTTATAAGAGTTTTGGGCAAAGGAAGCTTTGGCAAG GTAATGTTAGCAGAGCTCAGAGATACGGAGTACTACTACGCCGTGAAATGTCTGAAGAAGGACGTCGTGTTGGAAGACGACGACGTGGAGTGTACGCTCATAGAGAGGAAGGTCCTCGCGTTGGGCACCAACCATCCGTATCTCTGCCATTTGTTCGCTACTTTCCAGACTGAT TCTCACCTGTTCTTCGTGATGGAGTACTTGAACGGCGGTGACCTGATGTTCCACATCCAGCAGAGTGGACGGTTTCCGGAGGTGAAGGCGAGGTTTTATGCCGCGGAAATTGTGTCGGGACTTAAATTCCTCCACAAGAGAGGAATCGTGTACAG GGATTTGAAACTGGACAACATTCTACTGGACTTCGACGGGCACGTCCGGATCGCAGACTTTGGCATGTGCAAACTGCAGATCTACCTGGACAAGACAGCTGATACATTCTGCGGCACTCCGGACTATATGGCGCCGGAG ATAATCAGAGGCCTAAAATACAATCAAACAGTGGACTGGTGGTCGTTCGGTGTACTCTTGTACGAAATGCTGATCGGCCAGAGTCCATTCAGCGGCTGCGACGAGGACGAGCTGTTTTGGTCCATATGCAATGAGATGCCGGCGTACCCGCGCTTCCTGTCGTCAGAGTCTTTGAGCATATTGACTAGG CTATTGGACAAAGACGCCAGAACTCGACTAGGCGGGCCCGAATGTATGCACGGTGACATCAGGGACCAGAAATTCTTCGAGCAAATCCACTGGGACCGGTTGGAGAGACGAGAGCTCGAGGCGCCATTCAAACCTCGTGTG AGGCATCCCATGGACACCCAATACTTCGACCGAGCGTTTACCGGCGAGCGCCCGCGTCTCACGGCAGTAGAACCACAAGTTCTTCGCTCTATGGACCAAGAACCGTTCCGAGGGTTCTCCTATACAAATCCGAATGCTACTGATCGCTAA
- the LOC112048560 gene encoding protein PF3D7_1417600 isoform X1 yields the protein MPLFSDHISNMYYSGSSPYTSLPYSYSSAVPPYGSSYSASYLNPGGNYSSHSSFGGYSRAPLGSRWLTSGGRAYSPILSSISEKGTSSPVRINSPRRIPISSRTYVSSPYSSRPININTADIDVSRDKYRNKISSSSSSTTTGLPPRRESPLINKENGHDKPDTGIDTSPGPKRSTIKRDRTVVRLHTVKRKERDSPRKPVEDLNKLVNKDTPKTEFVENQIESKKWREKLADDLAYKAQKEKKTLGAKLVEKFTLKEKNDDEYDYSSKKSPVNHIDKEKSPVKQNSDDTMNLINNKSFDRRCSMELLAEQASLLDSLIRRENLSTAPLDISKVGSKDIVNTDIKLDTEHTGITQLDHQQNRLSTTKSDHSLHDRLSSKDIKEPLCSKRRSLRKCSSGSNIRKLDCIKEIPKKTTTFNVPPFKVNSADKDKKSKPKIKTKITSTVEVTPATTPLKFIVENVTVEEKIRPGKKDIIFSSILEETQTLSDRSTENDIPKTTTEIKNQLKPQVEIEVDTSCTEVSTETEKISTLIGHRKSIKSKIKDISKQQSETCVNISSPEPDDGNFWEKLGKRETVYLMKRKQNLEEAREKSKRSLFWFPEEEALNIDEDSEKNIAAKSSEETTEKNSVDAINETTKKIEPLRDEHKNKSVLQQKANANNAVDNISLLNAQEQDKKSIIKIRENTSDGKNVTNVQETPSIIELDKDSKKEKEIYDTLKVVNQDQEIKLREFNTKSKNSLNNSERLAEDSKNINKTKDNNKDNIGENEKEIHNKLKDVHQDQEIKLVESNAKSKITLDKNDELAEDTISINTSKDIKKDNIGEKEKKNCNESKDEQETKLMESNSKSKIISSKNDKLAKDSTSTNKSKDKKKDNIGEKENKDNISEKEKKNQDPKIKLTESNTKSKLMLNKNDKLTEDPNYTNKSKDNKKDNVGERDFYEKNLFKSNLNDLQNSNYEKELNVTSSNINLNLIEDKTNKCKRISPDTINNTKEEAINTLTVSIKNKNNNTMLIGAVDTLENSNIPDTIVFEKSPKGTNKDNKTSEFHEIKPEKQDRIQKNSNSQNEEIPSNNNDKSETTTSTTTTNENIGLSNVNDSDKKLSIKEPNDKHESDTETEKTKTSIEIVNETVSSTDAIKVFTPVKPVKEEKALKTLIATPRPLQKRNPQSIRSSSSSSESSDDDSSDEDAKDEDKGEDEFSQGEGENNTDGRISTGSNDSGFDSSAPTSPSGFLQTKKDCDVNCHRKCEKLTANLCGVNQRLLVEALASRTTSKRGGDSPSTSAGITPPQTFTHDILEQELEHSTAYDLFRKTGRFTPPARSIPRFRKYTIEDFQFIRVLGKGSFGKVMLAELRDTEYYYAVKCLKKDVVLEDDDVECTLIERKVLALGTNHPYLCHLFATFQTDSHLFFVMEYLNGGDLMFHIQQSGRFPEVKARFYAAEIVSGLKFLHKRGIVYRDLKLDNILLDFDGHVRIADFGMCKLQIYLDKTADTFCGTPDYMAPEIIRGLKYNQTVDWWSFGVLLYEMLIGQSPFSGCDEDELFWSICNEMPAYPRFLSSESLSILTRLLDKDARTRLGGPECMHGDIRDQKFFEQIHWDRLERRELEAPFKPRVRHPMDTQYFDRAFTGERPRLTAVEPQVLRSMDQEPFRGFSYTNPNATDR from the exons ATGCCACTGTTTTCCGATCATATAAGCAACATGTATTACAGTGGATCATCGCCGTATACCAGTTTACCGTACAGTTACAGTAGTGCAGTTCCTCCTTACGGTTCTTCGTACAGTGCTTCGTATCTTAATCCCGGTGGAAATTATAGTTCTCATTCATCATTTGGAGGATACTCCCGTGCGCCGCTCGGTTCGAGATGGTTAACGAGCGGTGGTCGTGCATATTCACCGATACTAAGCAGTATCTCAGAAAAAGGGACTTCGAGTCCGGTGAGAATAAATAGCCCTAGACGAATACCTATTTCAAGTAGAACTTATGTGTCTTCTCCGTACTCGTCTCGtcctattaatattaacacCGCAGATATTGACGTGTCCCGAGACAAATATCGGAACAAAATATCAAGTTCAAGTTCGTCAACAACCACAGGCTTGCCACCGAGACGCGAAAGTCCTTTAATCAATAAAGAAAATGGACATGACAAACCTGACACTGGCATTGACACGTCACCTGGTCCGAAGCGTTCTACGATTAAACGCGATCGTACAGTGGTAAGGCTGCACACTGTaaagagaaaagaaagagaCTCTCCTCGTAAACCTGTTGAAGATTTGAATAAGttggttaataaagatacacCAAAAACAGAATTTGTTGAAAACCAAATAGAATCAAAGAAATGGAGAGAAAAGTTAGCCGATGATTTGGCTTATAAAgcacaaaaagaaaagaaaactttAGGTGCTAAGTTAGTTGAAAAATTTACtctgaaagaaaaaaatgaCGATGAGTACGATTATTCTTCAAAAAAGTCTCCAGTAAACCACATAGATAAAGAAAAGTCTCCTGTGAAGCAAAATAGTGATGATAcaatgaatttaataaataataaatcatttgaTAGGCGTTGCTCTATGGAACTTCTAGCTGAACAAGCATCTTTATTGGACTCATTGATCAGGAGAGAGAATTTAAGTACTGCTCCTTTAGACATTAGTAAAGTAGGATCTAAAGACATAGTCAATACTGACATTAAATTGGACACTGAACACACTGGTATAACACAACTAGACCATCAACAAAACCGCTTGAGCACTACAAAGTCAGATCACTCATTGCACGACCGCCTTTCTTCAAAAGACATTAAGGAACCTCTATGTTCAAAAAGAAGAAGTTTGCGAAAATGTTCCTCTGGTAGTAATATCCGAAAGCTAGATTGTATCAAAGAGATTCCTAAAAAAACTACAACTTTCAACGTACCCCCTTTTAAAGTCAACTCAGCTGACAAAGATAAAAAATCGAaaccaaaaattaaaactaaaataacatcAACAGTAGAAGTTACACCAGCAACTACTCCATTAAAATTTATCGTTGAAAATGTAACTGTTGAAGAAAAGATCCGTCCAGGTAAAaaggatattatttttagtagtatACTAGAGGAAACTCAGACTTTGAGTGACAGATCAACGGAAAATGATATTCCTAAAACaactacagaaataaaaaaccaaTTAAAACCACAGGTAGAAATCGAGGTAGACACAAGTTGTACAGAAGTTAGCACTGAAACAGAGAAAATATCAACTTTAATAGGCCATagaaaaagtataaaatcaaaaattaaagatatatcTAAACAACAATCTGAAACTTGTGTAAATATATCATCCCCAGAGCCTGATGATGGAAACTTTTGGGAAAAACTTGGAAAAAGGGAAACggtttatttaatgaaaagaaaacaaaacttGGAAGAAGCTAGAGAGAAGAGTAAACGTTCATTGTTTTGGTTTCCAGAAGAAGAAGCTTTAAATATTGATGAggatagtgaaaaaaatattgccgCTAAATCATCTGAAGAAACGACTGAAAAAAATAGTGTGGATGCAATAAACGAAACAACTAAAAAAATTGAACCCTTAAGAGATGAACATAAAAATAAGAGTGTATTACAACAAAAAGCAAATGCAAACAACGCTGTtgataatatttcattattaaacgCACAAGAACAAGACAAAAagtctattataaaaattagGGAAAATACTTCAGATGGTAAAAATGTGACAAATGTGCAGGAAACGCCTAGTATAATAGAATTAGATAAGGATagtaaaaaagaaaaggaaatttatgATACTCTAAAGGTTGTTAATCAGGATCAGGAAATAAAACTGAGAGAATTTAACACCAAATCTAAAAATTCACTAAATAATAGTGAAAGATTAGCTGAAGATTCAAAGAATATTAACAAAACTAAAGACAACAACAAAGATAATATTGGTGAAaatgaaaaggaaattcataatAAACTAAAAGATGTACATCAAGATCAAGAAATAAAACTAGTAGAATCTAATGCCAAATCGAAAATAACATTAGATAAAAATGATGAATTAGCAGAAGATACAATAAGTATTAATACATCAAAAGACATCAAGAAAGACAATATCggtgaaaaagaaaagaaaaattgtaatgaatCAAAAGATGAACAGGAAACGAAACTGATGGAATCTAattctaaatctaaaattatatcAAGTAAAAATGATAAATTAGCAAAAGATTCAACAAGTACCAACAAATCAAAAGACAAAAAGAAAGACAATATCggtgaaaaagaaaataaagacaatataagtgaaaaagaaaagaaaaatcagGACCCGAAAATAAAACTGACAGAATCTAACACCAAAtctaaattaatgttaaataaaaatgataaattgaCAGAAGatccaaattatacaaataaatcaaaagacAACAAGAAAGACAATGTCGGTGAACGGGATTTCTATGAGAAAAATCTATTCAAAAGTAACTTAAATGACttacaaaattcaaattatgAAAAGGAATTAAATGTTACATCGAGTAATATTAATCTTAATCTCATTGaagataaaacaaacaaatgtaaaAGGATATCACCTGATacaataaataacacaaaagaGGAGGCAATAAATACATTAACAGTTTCAATTAAAAACAAGAATAACAACACAATGCTTATTGGTGCAGTCGATACACTCGAAAATTCAAACATTCCTGATACTATAGTTTTTGAGAAATCGCCAAAGGGAACAAATAAAGATAACAAAACCTCGGAATTTCACGAGATTAAACCAGAGAAACAagatagaatacaaaaaaattctAATTCTCAAAATGAAGAAATACcaagtaataataatgataaatcaGAAACGACAACATCAACTACAACAACCAATGAAAATATTGGACTAAGCAACGTTAATGACAgtgataaaaaattaagtattaagGAACCAAACGATAAACATGAAAGTGATACAGAGACTGAAAAAACAAAGACCAGTATAGAAATCGTAAATGAGACAGTTTCTTCGACAGATGCTATCAAAGTGTTTACTCCTGTGAAACCAGTTAAAGAAGAAAAGGCACTGAAAACTCTTATTGCTACTCCACGCCCTCTTCAAAAACGAAATCCTCAATCAATTCgttcttcttcttcatcatcTGAATCATCTGACGACGATTCATCAGATGAAGATGCAAAAGATGAAGATAAGGGTGAAGATGAATTTAGTCAGGGCGAAGGTGAAAACAACACAGATGGAAGAATATCAACTGGATCTAATGATTCAGGCTTCGATTCGTCGGCTCCCACATCGCCATCAGGCTTTCTGCAAACTAAAAAAG ACTGCGATGTTAACTGTCATCGAAAGTGTGAAAAGTTAACGGCAAACTTGTGTGGAGTGAACCAGCGCCTTCTAGTCGAAGCTTTAGCGTCTCGAACAACATCTAAGAGAG GTGGAGACAGCCCCAGCACCTCTGCCGGCATCACTCCTCCCCAAACATTTACCCACGACATCTTAGAACAAGAGTTGG AACATTCGACTGCATATGACCTATTCCGAAAAACTGGTCGGTTCACACCTCCCGCTAGGAGCATACCGCGATTCAGGAAATACACTATCGAAGATTTTCAGTTTATAAGAGTTTTGGGCAAAGGAAGCTTTGGCAAG GTAATGTTAGCAGAGCTCAGAGATACGGAGTACTACTACGCCGTGAAATGTCTGAAGAAGGACGTCGTGTTGGAAGACGACGACGTGGAGTGTACGCTCATAGAGAGGAAGGTCCTCGCGTTGGGCACCAACCATCCGTATCTCTGCCATTTGTTCGCTACTTTCCAGACTGAT TCTCACCTGTTCTTCGTGATGGAGTACTTGAACGGCGGTGACCTGATGTTCCACATCCAGCAGAGTGGACGGTTTCCGGAGGTGAAGGCGAGGTTTTATGCCGCGGAAATTGTGTCGGGACTTAAATTCCTCCACAAGAGAGGAATCGTGTACAG GGATTTGAAACTGGACAACATTCTACTGGACTTCGACGGGCACGTCCGGATCGCAGACTTTGGCATGTGCAAACTGCAGATCTACCTGGACAAGACAGCTGATACATTCTGCGGCACTCCGGACTATATGGCGCCGGAG ATAATCAGAGGCCTAAAATACAATCAAACAGTGGACTGGTGGTCGTTCGGTGTACTCTTGTACGAAATGCTGATCGGCCAGAGTCCATTCAGCGGCTGCGACGAGGACGAGCTGTTTTGGTCCATATGCAATGAGATGCCGGCGTACCCGCGCTTCCTGTCGTCAGAGTCTTTGAGCATATTGACTAGG CTATTGGACAAAGACGCCAGAACTCGACTAGGCGGGCCCGAATGTATGCACGGTGACATCAGGGACCAGAAATTCTTCGAGCAAATCCACTGGGACCGGTTGGAGAGACGAGAGCTCGAGGCGCCATTCAAACCTCGTGTG AGGCATCCCATGGACACCCAATACTTCGACCGAGCGTTTACCGGCGAGCGCCCGCGTCTCACGGCAGTAGAACCACAAGTTCTTCGCTCTATGGACCAAGAACCGTTCCGAGGGTTCTCCTATACAAATCCGAATGCTACTGATCGCTAA